A stretch of DNA from Campylobacter gracilis:
GCACGCCAGCTCGCTCATCTCTCCTGCGCCCACTACCACGGCGTCCGCGCCTTGCAAGGAGCCCAGCCTGTCTTTTGCCATCGCCACGGCGACGCTTGAGACCGAGATCGGGTTTTTTGAAATTTCGGTTTGATTGCGGATACGCGCCGCGCACTTTAGCGCTTCATCTATGGCTCTTGCGATCTGCGCGCCCGCGTAGGAGTTTTGTTTGGCAAATTTAAAGGCATCTTTGAGCTGGCCTACGATCTGTGTTTCGCCCACTACGAGGCTGTCAAGAGATGCTGCGACGGCGAAAAGATGGTGTATCGCACCGTAATCCTCGTAAATATCGGCGCGCTCGGCTAGCTCGTCGTAGCTCACGCCGCTTACGCGTGAAAGCGCCAAAAGCACGAATTTGCTGGCTGCTTTGAAGTCGCTTACGGCGGTAAAAATTTCAACGCGGTTGCAGGTGCTAAGCACCAAACACTCCTCTATCGCGGAGTTTGAAGCTAAAAGGCGCAAAATTTCTTTCTTGCGCACGTCGTTTGAAAACGACAGCTTCTCGCGCACTGTGATGTCCGTGTTTTTGTGGGTGAAGCTCACGCTCATATACGCCATCAAAACTCCCTATCTATCATATCTCGCACGATTTGTTCCAGCTTGTCGTTTTTAAATTCCGCCACGGCTTCAAGCGCCTTTTGCCCGTAGGCGCGAGCTTCGTTTATACAGCGCTCGATGATGCCGTGCTCGCTAAGCTTTGCCTTGATCCATGAAATTTCGCTCTCGCACAGCTGTTTTTTAAAAAACGATCTCAGCTTTTGTCGCTGCGCATCATCTAAATTTCCATACAAATAGATGTAGGGCAGGGTGGTTTTGCCCTCTGCAAAATCGCTCAGGCTTGGCTTGCCTAGCGCTTCTGAGCTTTGCGTGACGTCTAAGATGTCGTCGATGATCTGAAAGGCAAGCCCAAGATTTTTGCCGTATTTGCCGAATTTTGCGCTCGCGCTTGAAATTTTATTATGATCTTTCGCGGCGCTTGGAATTTCGCCCTCGTTTTTTTTGCCGCTCATATCTGAAATTTCGCCGCGATTTTCCGCGCTGCCGAATTTCAAAAACGCCCCGCAGCGCGCGACTTCCTCTATGAGAGCCGAGGTTTTTAGATAGATCATCTGTAGATATTTGCTCGCATCGTCGTTGAAATCGTCGCTTAAGCTCACGTCCATCAGCTCGCCCACTGCGAGCTTCGTGACGGCGAGCGAAAGCGCGGCGGCGATGCGGCTTTCAAATTTGCTAAGCTCGAAATATGCCTTGGAATAGAGTATGTCGCCTAGCATCACGGCGTTTTTGGAGCCGTAGGTGGCATTGATCGAGGGCTTGCCGCGGCGCACCGAGCTTTCGTCGATGACGTCGTCGTGCAGCAGGCTTGCGGCTTGAATGAGCTCGATGATCGCGCACAGACGCAGTGATTTTTCATCTTTTCGCGCGATGTTTAACAGCAGCTTAGAGCGCAGTTTTTTGCCGGGGCTTAGCCTATCAAACATCTCGCTAGCGGGCTCATATCCGCAGTCTGCGATGAAGCTTTTCATAATTAAATCAATTTGATCTTGCATTATTCGTTATTGCTTAGGATATTTCCGCTCATTTGCAAAAATTTGTCGTTTAGCTCGTCTTGTAGATCCTGCTGCGCTATGAAGCTTTTGATCTCGCGCTCGCTAATGCCGCGCGCTTCGCAGAGTCGCTCACAGGCGATTAGGCGGATTAGAGCTTCTTCGATTTCGTTTTGCACTAAAGTAGGGCTTGCAGCGGATAAAATTTCAAAAAATTTCTCTCTTGGGCTGCTTTCAAAAATATCCATTTACCTTCCTTAAAATTTCGCGATTATAGCAAATGTAAAATTTAATTTAGGTTAGGACGCGGCAAACTATCGGGGCTTTTAAACAGGAGCGATTGCACAGATTTTGCGCTTGCGTGCGGTAAATTTTAAGCTTAAGCGCGGGATTTTGGGCTTTGAATCTCATAAATTTTAAAATTTTACTTGTTTGCGAGATAGGCAGAGCGAGCGAAATTTAAAAATTTAATCTTGGTCGCGTGGCGGATTAAACGCGAAGCTTTTCAAATAGGCGGAATTTTAAATTTACGGATAAACAGCTTGATTTTGCGGAAATTTTAAACTTCTGTGGTGCGGGTAAAATTTTAGATTTCACGTGAGTGGATAGAATTCTGCTTTGTTTGAGCGCTAAAATTCTTGGATTTCGCGCAGGCGGAGAAAGTTTTTGCTTTGCTTGTTCGGTAAATTTTGATTTCTGCGTGGCGGATAAATTCTATTCTCACAAAATCTAATCGCGTGCATAACACAGATCGGGCGTTTTTAAATTTTAAAATTCCGCCGCTTTGCGAGAATTTGAAATTTCATGGACACAGTAGAATGCTAAAATCGCGTTTGGCATTAAATTTTAAGCCTGGCTTTCGAGGCAAATTTTAAATTAAGCCGCGAGATGGCGTCTTTAAATTTTAAAATTTCGCCACCTTTTACAGATAGAATTTCATTTTTCGCGCAGATAAAATACCGCATTGCAAAAGATACTTTAAAATTTTAAATTCCACTCGCGCAGATGAAATTTCTGTTTTTGTGCTGGCGGAATTTTCTGCGCAAGGATTATTTTTAAATTTTAATTTCGCTTGCGTTGCGCGCAAGGACGGAATTTACTCCGTTTTAAGGGCCTAAGCGTGATTTTATCCTGCTGCAATACTACTTTTAATTTAGCTATGCCTAAAAAGCCAGGCTGCTTAAATTCCGCCGATAATTTCGCGCGCTTGTGCGATGCTTAGGGCATTGCGACTTAGTTCGCTAGGCTCGCCAAACCCCCAGCATACCTGCAAATACTCAAGTTTCGCACCTTTTAGATCTGCCAAGTTTGCCTGAAAGCATCGCGCTGCCGCAGCTTGCGCGTCTTCCGTCGCTTCTGCTTTTGCGGAAATTCTGGCGCCTTTAAAGCTTAGCGTTGCCGCCCCGCCAGCGTCCGAGTCGTTAGAGCGGAATTTTTCATCCGCGTTAAGATTTTTGCTGCAAGAGCTTAAGCTTCCGCTACTAGCGCTGAAATTCTTTCTACTCGTATCGCGGCTGGCGTTTAAGCTCTCGCCGTCATTGCCGCCTTGAAATTCTAAATTTTGTAAAAATTCTGCGCCGCGGAGTGCAGCTAGCTCATCCTTTTTGCTATCACCTAAAAAAATCGCGTTTTTGTGCGGCGAGCGCGAGATTACGTGTAGCAGCATCGCAGGGTTGGGCTTTGAGGGCATCTGCTCGTCCGCGCCTACGACCAGATCAAATAGCCTGCGCACGCCCGTTTTTTCTAAGATCGCGCTTAGGGTATAGGAAGGTGCATTGGAAGCGACTGCGAGAAAAAATCCTGCTTTTTTGCACGAGTGCAAAAGATCTTCGATACCCTCGTAAAGCACGGCAAAATCGCGGTAATTGCTTACAAATTCCTTCTCGAAAAAAGCAAGCTCTTCGGCGCTCGCTTCGGTTTTGCCGTAAAATTCCAAAAAGGCGTTTTTGCTTGGATCGTTGATGGTGTGGACGATGAAATTCTTTTGTAGCGGCGCTAGGCCGTAGAGCTCGCGGCGAGTGTTATTGACGCTGATTTCGATCGCGCTCGAGGAGTCAAGCAGCGTGCCATCCATATCAAAAATCACGGTTTTCATCTAATAATCCTTTAAAAAATCGATTTTATGCTTGTCTTTTTTGTAACTTTTATTGTTTTTGAGCTTTTGCAAGGCGTTTGCTTCATGCTGCAGCGCCGATCTAAACACGGCATCGCTGGTCTGTCCTGCCTCGCTAGCATCAAGGACGTTTTTGGCAAAGCTTTCAAGCGCTTTGGTGTAGGGACTATCGAGATTCGTAGCGGCCGCTTTAGATAAAATTTCGTAGTTTTTAGCTATTCGCTTCGCAAAAAGCTCTGCGTCGAAATCCTCGCGCTTTAGCAGCACTACGGCGGATTTTACAAAGCGTTCTAATGCGCGGATATATTTAACGCGCTCATCTTTTTCTCTGATTTGCATGATCTTTCCTTAATTAAAGCGCGCATTATAGCAAAATTCGAAATTTTGGCAAAATTGCGCATATTGTAAAACTATATTTTAATAATGTTTTTTCTATAAATCCCTTGTTATAGGCATTTTAAAATCATATAAAAATACTTGACTTTATTTTAAAATTTCGATATTATTCGCCAAATTTTTTACAAAGGACAAAAATGCAAAAAGAAACCCTCGCAACTCATTTTGGTTACGACTCCGTCGCAGGCTACGGCACGATGGCAGTCCCCATTTATCAAAGCACCGCGTTTAACTTCGGTTCTAGCAAAAAGGCTGCTGATCGCTTCGCGCTGCGTGATCTAGGACCAATTTATGGGCGTTTGACAAATCCTACTACTGATGTTTTTGAGGCGCGACTTGCGGCGCTGGAAAACGGCAAAGCCGCAATCGCGGTCTCTAGCGGGCAGGCGGCAATATTTTTTGCGGTGGCAAATTTAGCCGCAGCGGGCGAAAATATCATCATCGCCGAGAAAATTTACGGCGGCGCGACCACGCTTTTGGCGCACACGATCAAGCGTTTCGGCATCGAGGCTAGGATTTTTGACTCCGAAACGGCAGATAATTTGGAAGGTTTAATCGATGATAAAACTAGAGCGATCTTTTTCGAGACGCTTTCAAATCCTCAAATTTCAGTTGCAAATACCGCTAAAATAGCTACAATCGCAAATAAGCACGGCGTAGTAACGATTGCTGATAACACGATCCCAAGCCCTGCGCTTTACAATCCGCTTGATGACGGCGCCGATGTCGTAATCCACAGCGCTAGCAAATACATAAGTGGGCAAGGTCTTAGCATCGCAGGCGCGATCGTTTCGGGCAAGGGATTAAATTCCAAACTCAAAGGCAATCCGCGTTACGCACATTTTAACGAACCTGATGAGAGCTACCACGGCTTAGTTTATGCGGATTTGGTAGATAATTTCGACATTTATACGCTTAGAATTCGCTTGTCCCTGCTTCGCGATATTGGTGCGACTCTATCGCCGTTTAACGCGTTTCAGCTCATCCAGGGGCTTGAAACACTGCCGCTTCGCATGCAAAAACACTCGCAAAACGCGCTAAAGATAGCAGAATTTTTGCAAAATCATCCGAAGGTAAAGCAGGTCAATTATCCGGGGCTACCTAGTTCGCCGTTTAATGCCGCGATCAAAGCGAAATTTAAAAACGGCTATGCAAGCAGTCTGATGAGTTTCATCGTAGATAGCGAAGAAACAGCGCTAAAGGTGGTTAGTAAGGTTAAAATTTTCTCCGTCGTAGCAAATATCGGCGATACGAAGTCGATCATCACTCATCCTGCGAGCACGACGCATTCGCAGCTAAACGAGGAGCAGCTAAACCGCGCTGGCGTACCTGCGAGCTTAATCCGCCTAAGCGTGGGTATAGAGGACGCGAATGATTTGATTTCCGATCTTAGTGAGGCACTGAAATAATGGCACTTTTAAGCACAAAGGGCGTCTATGGGCTTGCTGCAATTTTGCAGATCGCCAAAGCTAGCGAAGTAGCGCCGATAAGTATAAAAGAGATCGCCGAGCGTACGGGAGTTTCTAAGAATTATTTGGAGCAAATTCTAAATACCCTTAGAAACGAAAAGCTAGTGTGTAGTATCAAAGGTAAAAACGGCGGTTATCACCTAGCTAGAGATGCTAGCGAGATTTCTTTCGGTGAAATTTTTACTGCGCTTGAAAAGGATCTGCGGATGACTAGCATTCAGATGAGCGATCCTGGACTGCGGGCATTTTTTGAGAAATTTGACGTCAAGCTGGCAGAGATATTTAACGAGCCTCTAAGCAGCTACGAGGAGATGATGGCGCGAAGCGTCCAGTATTTAAATTTCAGCATTTAAAGGAAAAATATGAAAATAGCAAACGATGTTACGGAGCTCATCGGCAATACTCCATTAGTCAGAATCAATACGTTTGGCAAAAATGCCCTCATCCTAGCCAAGGCGGAATTTTTAAATCCAAGCCACTCGGTCAAGGATCGCATCGCATGGCAGATCGTAAAAGACGCGCTAAGCTCAGGCAAAATCGATAAAAATAGCGTTTTGATAGAGCCTACCAGCGGAAACACGGGCGTGGGGCTTGCGATGATCGCGGCAAAGCTCGGTATGAAGCTCATCCTAACGATGCCAAGCTCGATGAGTATCGAGCGCCAAAAGCTCATCGCCGCATTCGGCGCTAAAATCGAGCTGACCGATCCGAAATTTGGAATGAAAGGCGCGGTAGATAGGGCGAACGAGCTAGCGGCGAGTACTCCAAATAGCTTCATCCCGAGTCAATTTGACAACCCGAGCAATCCAAAGGCGCATTTTCAAAGTACAGGACCTGAAATTTGGGAGCAAAGCGGCGGCAAAGTAGATATTTTAGTCGCGGGATTTGGCACAGGTGGCACGCTTAGCGGCACGGCGAAATTTTTAAAATCTAAAAATCCAAACCTCAAAGCCTACGGCGTGGAGCCTGCTAGCTCACCGCTTCTTACGTGCGGTAGTGCGGGCGGGCATAAAATACAGGGCATCGGCGCAAATTTTATTCCTGCTAATCTTGATAGGAGCGTCATCGACGGCTTTTTGAGCGTTGAGAACGACGATGCGTTCGCCGCAGCTAGACAGCTGGCACAAAAAGAGGGCTTGCTGGTGGGTATCTCAAGCGGTGCGAACGTTTATGCTGCCGCTCAGATCGCTGCCAAGCCCGAAAACAGGGGCAAAGTGATCGTTACGGTCCTCTGCGATACCGGCGAGAGGTATCTTTCTACCGAGCTTTTCAAATAGGCGGCGGTTTTGTGCGAGCGGGGCGGTTAGCGCGGTAATTTTTACGCATTTTACGCGGGCGCGCAACTTCGCGAGATTAAATTTTACGCTGGCGCCGGAATTGGCGCGATGAGTTTGCGCGATCGCGCGGGTTATTGCGACAATGCGCGATTATGTTTTACATTTTTCGCGTTACGTAGGCGCGAGAATTAATACGATAGTTTCTGCGCGGGCGAGGTGATAGTCGCGATGGTTACGCGATGACTTTATGAGAGTGAAACTATTTTTAGCTTTGCTGATTTTGTGTTTATTGATTTGCTAATTTAGCGGCTCGCCGAGAGATAAAATTTAACTCCAAAATAGGGCTAAATTTTAAAATTTTATCTTGCGCGCCTAGCTGATTTCGGGCGCGCTATGTATGGCTGCGTTACCGCGCAGCGCAAGGCATTAAATTTTAAAACCGCTAGACCTACCAAATCTGCGCGATCTGTTCTTGCCGCAAAATTTTATATCGCCGTTCACACGCACGCGAGATAAAAATTTAAAATCCTATCTGAAATTTTAAAGCTTCCTTTCGCGGCGCAAATTTCAAGTCCGCGCCGTGCTTAAATTTCAAAACCTCGCCGTATAAAAAATCTAAAAATCCGCTCTTTAAATTTAGTCGAATTTCAAAATTTAATCATAAAAACGCTATCATCGGGGCAAAATTTTTAAGGTTGCAAAATGAGTTTGAGCTTGAAATTTCGCCCCAAAAGCCTTGATCAAATCGCGGGGCAGGGCAAGATCGTAGCGGTTTTTAAAAAATTCGTCGCCGCAGGCAGCATCCCGCACAGCATATTTTTCGGCGCCGCAGGCAGCGGTAAAACGACGATGGCGCGCGTGATCGCAAGCGAGCTGAACTATGATTTTTACGAGCTTGACGCTACGAGCCTGAAGGTCGAGGATATCCGCAAAATTCTATCCTCGCACGCCGGCTCGCTCATCAAGCCGCTCATTTTTATCGACGAGATCCACCGCCTTAGCAAGACGCAGCAGGAGGTGCTGCTCATCCCGATGGAGAACTACGCCGCGATCATCATCGGCGCGACGACGGAAAATCCGCAGTTCGTGCTAAGCAGCGGCATCCGCTCGCGCTCGATGATCTTTGAGTTTGAGCCGCTTAGCTACGAGGATTTGGAGGCGCTTTTGGCGCGGGTGCAGGGCGAGATCGGCTTTGAGATGGACGAGGAAGCGCGAAAATACCTACTAAACTCCAGCAGCGGCGATGCAAGGAGTATGTTGAACCTGCTGGAATTTGCGCTTTTGGCAGACAGCGCCATTACGCTGGATACGCTTCGCACGCTGCGTGCAAATGCCGTCGCTGCGGGCGTTAGCAGCGACGATCTGCATTACGAGCTTGCCAGCGCGATGATAAAAAGCCTGCGCGGCAGCGACGCCGACGCCGCGCTGTATTATGTCGCGAGGCTGATAGATGCGGGCGAGAGCGCGGATTTTATCGCGCGCAGGATGGTGATCCTAGCTAGCGAGGACATCGGCAATGCCAATCCAAACGCCCTAAATATCGCGGTTAGTACGCTAACTGCCGTCAGCAAGATCGGCTATCCCGAAGCTCGCATTATTTTAGGGCAATGCGCGATCTATCTGGCGCACAGCCCCAAATCAAACGCCGCGTATTTGGGCATCAACGCCGCTTTGAAGTTTGTCCGCTCCGCTGCACCGCTACCTACGCCACGCTATCTCATCAACTCCGACAAGCAGATAGCGGACTACAAATACCCACACGACTTCGGCGGCTGGGTAGAGCAGGCCTATATGAGCGAGGCGGCGAAATTTTACGAAAGCAAGGGGATCGGCTTTGAAAAGACGCTGGATGATTGGCTGGCAAAGATCAAGGCCAAGGGCTCGGTTTAAATTTACGTGCGGCGAAGAGCTTAAATTTGAACCGAGAGCGTAGATTTTAGCGGCTCGCGAGACTTAAATTTAAAAATATTCGCAAGGAGCGCGAATGAATGAGCAAAATTTGAATTATATCGCAAATTTAAAAGTGCAGGACGTACCGTGGAGCAGGCTCACGACCGCTTACGGCAGGGCGAGCGGATTTGCTGAAATTTTTGAGAAACTCGCGCGGGCAATAGAAGCTTGTGATGCGGCGCGCGGCTTGGGCGGCGAGCAAAATTTAAAAAGCGGGCCCGGCGCAGGGCAAAATTTAAAAAGCGGATCCGATTGCGGGCAAAATTCTACGGACGCGACAAGATGCGGCGCGGCGCAAAATTCCATAAATTTAACGCAAAAGAGCGAGTCTAAATTTAAAAAGGCAGATAACGAGGCGGCGAAATTTAAAAAGGGCGGAGAGACGGAGCTTAAAACGGATACGGCGAAGTGCGGCAAGGCGGAATTTAAGAGTGCGGATAGCGTGGCGATAAAATTTAAAGCGAGCCAGGCGAGTAAATTTAAAACGAGCGCGGTGGATAAGAGCTCGGATGCGAGCGAGCGGGATAAATTTGACGCCAAGGTCCTCCAGGATGCGCTTAGTAAGATTTTTAACGAGATAGAGCATCAAAGTACGCTTTGGCACGCAACCCCTTTTGCGCTGCTGTTTTTGACGCGCATCTTTATACGGGCGCGCGCCGCGGCGGGCAAAAACGCGAATAAAAATAATCAAAACGCCGTGGCAGATAAAAAGCGAAACTATGCGGCGGACATAAACAGCAAAGACGAAAACTGCGAAAACGAAGCGGCAGGCTTTATCGTAGCTCGGCTCGGCAGGTTTTTTGCGTTTATGATTGAGATTTGCGATGATACCGACAAGATCTCGCACGCAGCGCCGCTGGCGAACTTTTCGGATATGCTTGCGGAAAAATATTTGTGGCCGCAGAGCGATGAGAATGACGAGGAGCGCTGGGAGGAGCATTTTTACGACGATGAGCTATTTTACAGCCTCTATTTTTATTCGCGGGCGGTTTTGGACGCGACGGGAGTGGACTTTGCGCAGTTTAAGCCTGGGCCAGGCCGGCGTTTTTAAGCGTATTGCTTGTGAGCGCTATGTTTAAGCCTCTTTCGCCGCCATGTTCAAATTTATCGCGGCGCGCTTTGGCGATGCTTTGTTTAAATTTAGACTTCAAAAATTTTTAAAATTATTTAAAAATTTACGGTGTGCGGAATTTGCAGATCGTCTTCTTAAATTTAAAATTCGCGCGATTTTTGATCGGCGGTGTGGTTAAGCTGCGGGTAGCGCTTTTAAATTTAGATCGCCGCGAAGCCTTAAACCCGCTTGCGGCGCAGCTTTTTATGTGGTTTTAAAAAGATACCAATTCGGCGCAATTTTTTCTATCATTATAAACTCGCTAGGACTCATTTGCGGCAGATCCGCCTCGTCTTGCACCCGCAAAAAGCCCACGGAGTTATCGGTGATCCCACCGATAAGCAGCATAAATTTTTTGCCGCTCGTCTCGGCGTGAGAGAGATGCAGGCTTTTGATCTCCGCCTTTGCGCGCTCGGGCTCGCCGCCTGCGTAAAGCTCGTAAATTTTTTCAAATGCCGCTAGGTTTTGTTTCCCAAACTCCATAAGCTCTTTATCGGGCGCTAAGATTAGCTTTAAATTTATGATATCCGCATCGGTTCTTTGCTCAAACTCCCGTTTTTGCGCCTCGTTAAATTTTTCATATTCGCTTACGATAGCCTCAATAATAGCGGTTTGCGCCAAAACTCGCACGGCGTAGATCCCGTCATCCTTAGTATAGACGTAAAGATCGAAGTACTTCTCTTTAGAGCCCAAAAATACGTGAAAAATCTCGCTAAATTCGCTGCTGCGTCCAAGTGGAGCAACCGTGATTTCGCTATAATTATCTGCCGCGTAGAATTTACGCTTTAAATAGCTTCTCATCTCGCCTTTAAAATGAAGATTTTTATCGAAGTTTGCGTCGCTAAATAGCGAGCGGACGAGCTCTTCGTTAGAGCTAGCGTTTAGACCTAGCGCGCAGCTTGCACAAAATATGAGCGAGGCAAAAATTTTTGAAAATCCCGCTGTTTTAAAAAATCTAAATAAGCTCAAAATTTAACCTTTTAAAATTTTATAAATTTAAAAAGTCCATAAATTCTGGAAGTTTTAAAATTTTGCAAATTTTTAAACTCCGCAAATTTTCGCCTTTTATAGGCTCGCCATCGCTTCAGCGCGCGCAAGAAGCTGCTTTGCGCCCTTTTCGATAAAAACGCGCGCGAGCTCCGCACCCACGCTTTGGTATTGAGATTTTTGCGCGACGATGCTTTGACGGATACTCTCGCTGCCGTCGGGCAGGCCAACTATCGCGCTGATGTGGATATTTTCGCCCTCAAGGCGCGCGTTTATGCCGATCGGCACCTGGCAGCCGCCCTCCAAAACTCTGACAAAATCCCGCTCCACGGTCGTTTCGATGATCGCGCGTTCGTCTTTTAGAAATTCTATAGCGCGCAGGATTTGCGGCTCGTCCACCGCCTCGATGCCGAGCGCTCCTTGCCCCATCGCAGGGATCATCTGCGAGATTTCAAAGGGCGCTACGTGCTTTACCTCGGCGCGTAAATTTAATCGGTTGATGCCCGCCATCGCCAAGATGATCGCGTCGAATTCCCCGTCTTTGAGCTTTCGCAAGCGGGTTTGGACGTTGCCGCGCAAGGAGATCACCTCTAAATCAGGCCGCATGCTAAGCAGCTGCATCTTGCGGCGAAGGCTCGTGGTGCCGACTTTTGCGCCGCGGGGCAGCTCGTCAAATTTAGAGTATTTTTCGCTGATCATCGCATCGCGCACATCCTCGCGCGCGCAGATCGCTGCTAGCACGAGCCCCTGTGGAAACTCCACGGGCACGTCTTTTAGGCTATGCACGGCGATATGTGATTCGCCGCGAAGCATGCTCTCCTCAAGCTCCTTCGTAAAAAGCCCCTTGCCGCCGATTTTTGCAAGCGGCGTATCTAAAATTTTATCGCCTTTGGTTTTCATACTTTTTAGCTGCGCTTGGATGCCGCGGGCATTAAGTAGCGATGCGATATGTTTGCTCTGCCACAGCGCAAGCACGCTGCCGCGAGTAGCGATGATCAAATTTTTCATTTTTCCTCTCCTATGCTTTTTCGAATTTCGATTTCGTTCTCTTCGATCACCTCTACGTCGATTACATCGTCGCTTGCGCGGCTGCGTCGCCAAAATTTTCGCTCTCTTTTTTCGGAATTTTCGCTGCCGGTGTTAAATTTAGGCACGTCGCTGGTGACGCAGTAAAACGACGCAGTGATTATGCAAACGCCTAAAATATCGCCGAAAATGCCCGGTGCAATGAGAAAAACGCCGCCTACGACGAATCCCACGCCGCTTAAAATTTCTTTCGGCGAGATTTTCATTAGGTTAAAAAAGCCCATCCACGAGCGGTTTGCTACGACGTAACCGCCTAAAATCGCGCTTATGACGATCTCCACAGCGTACGCAGCAAAGCCGTTTGCGCTTACGAAATAATAGGTCGTAAATGCCTCAATTATCAGATATGGAACGATCAAAAG
This window harbors:
- a CDS encoding HAD family hydrolase; translation: MKTVIFDMDGTLLDSSSAIEISVNNTRRELYGLAPLQKNFIVHTINDPSKNAFLEFYGKTEASAEELAFFEKEFVSNYRDFAVLYEGIEDLLHSCKKAGFFLAVASNAPSYTLSAILEKTGVRRLFDLVVGADEQMPSKPNPAMLLHVISRSPHKNAIFLGDSKKDELAALRGAEFLQNLEFQGGNDGESLNASRDTSRKNFSASSGSLSSCSKNLNADEKFRSNDSDAGGAATLSFKGARISAKAEATEDAQAAAARCFQANLADLKGAKLEYLQVCWGFGEPSELSRNALSIAQAREIIGGI
- the cysK gene encoding cysteine synthase A; the encoded protein is MKIANDVTELIGNTPLVRINTFGKNALILAKAEFLNPSHSVKDRIAWQIVKDALSSGKIDKNSVLIEPTSGNTGVGLAMIAAKLGMKLILTMPSSMSIERQKLIAAFGAKIELTDPKFGMKGAVDRANELAASTPNSFIPSQFDNPSNPKAHFQSTGPEIWEQSGGKVDILVAGFGTGGTLSGTAKFLKSKNPNLKAYGVEPASSPLLTCGSAGGHKIQGIGANFIPANLDRSVIDGFLSVENDDAFAAARQLAQKEGLLVGISSGANVYAAAQIAAKPENRGKVIVTVLCDTGERYLSTELFK
- a CDS encoding RrF2 family transcriptional regulator, with translation MALLSTKGVYGLAAILQIAKASEVAPISIKEIAERTGVSKNYLEQILNTLRNEKLVCSIKGKNGGYHLARDASEISFGEIFTALEKDLRMTSIQMSDPGLRAFFEKFDVKLAEIFNEPLSSYEEMMARSVQYLNFSI
- a CDS encoding O-acetylhomoserine aminocarboxypropyltransferase/cysteine synthase family protein, producing MQKETLATHFGYDSVAGYGTMAVPIYQSTAFNFGSSKKAADRFALRDLGPIYGRLTNPTTDVFEARLAALENGKAAIAVSSGQAAIFFAVANLAAAGENIIIAEKIYGGATTLLAHTIKRFGIEARIFDSETADNLEGLIDDKTRAIFFETLSNPQISVANTAKIATIANKHGVVTIADNTIPSPALYNPLDDGADVVIHSASKYISGQGLSIAGAIVSGKGLNSKLKGNPRYAHFNEPDESYHGLVYADLVDNFDIYTLRIRLSLLRDIGATLSPFNAFQLIQGLETLPLRMQKHSQNALKIAEFLQNHPKVKQVNYPGLPSSPFNAAIKAKFKNGYASSLMSFIVDSEETALKVVSKVKIFSVVANIGDTKSIITHPASTTHSQLNEEQLNRAGVPASLIRLSVGIEDANDLISDLSEALK
- a CDS encoding polyprenyl synthetase family protein, with amino-acid sequence MQDQIDLIMKSFIADCGYEPASEMFDRLSPGKKLRSKLLLNIARKDEKSLRLCAIIELIQAASLLHDDVIDESSVRRGKPSINATYGSKNAVMLGDILYSKAYFELSKFESRIAAALSLAVTKLAVGELMDVSLSDDFNDDASKYLQMIYLKTSALIEEVARCGAFLKFGSAENRGEISDMSGKKNEGEIPSAAKDHNKISSASAKFGKYGKNLGLAFQIIDDILDVTQSSEALGKPSLSDFAEGKTTLPYIYLYGNLDDAQRQKLRSFFKKQLCESEISWIKAKLSEHGIIERCINEARAYGQKALEAVAEFKNDKLEQIVRDMIDREF
- a CDS encoding DUF2018 family protein gives rise to the protein MDIFESSPREKFFEILSAASPTLVQNEIEEALIRLIACERLCEARGISEREIKSFIAQQDLQDELNDKFLQMSGNILSNNE
- a CDS encoding FxsA family protein; translated protein: MFRLLIVPYLIIEAFTTYYFVSANGFAAYAVEIVISAILGGYVVANRSWMGFFNLMKISPKEILSGVGFVVGGVFLIAPGIFGDILGVCIITASFYCVTSDVPKFNTGSENSEKRERKFWRRSRASDDVIDVEVIEENEIEIRKSIGEEK
- the hemC gene encoding hydroxymethylbilane synthase, which produces MKNLIIATRGSVLALWQSKHIASLLNARGIQAQLKSMKTKGDKILDTPLAKIGGKGLFTKELEESMLRGESHIAVHSLKDVPVEFPQGLVLAAICAREDVRDAMISEKYSKFDELPRGAKVGTTSLRRKMQLLSMRPDLEVISLRGNVQTRLRKLKDGEFDAIILAMAGINRLNLRAEVKHVAPFEISQMIPAMGQGALGIEAVDEPQILRAIEFLKDERAIIETTVERDFVRVLEGGCQVPIGINARLEGENIHISAIVGLPDGSESIRQSIVAQKSQYQSVGAELARVFIEKGAKQLLARAEAMASL
- a CDS encoding replication-associated recombination protein A, translating into MSLSLKFRPKSLDQIAGQGKIVAVFKKFVAAGSIPHSIFFGAAGSGKTTMARVIASELNYDFYELDATSLKVEDIRKILSSHAGSLIKPLIFIDEIHRLSKTQQEVLLIPMENYAAIIIGATTENPQFVLSSGIRSRSMIFEFEPLSYEDLEALLARVQGEIGFEMDEEARKYLLNSSSGDARSMLNLLEFALLADSAITLDTLRTLRANAVAAGVSSDDLHYELASAMIKSLRGSDADAALYYVARLIDAGESADFIARRMVILASEDIGNANPNALNIAVSTLTAVSKIGYPEARIILGQCAIYLAHSPKSNAAYLGINAALKFVRSAAPLPTPRYLINSDKQIADYKYPHDFGGWVEQAYMSEAAKFYESKGIGFEKTLDDWLAKIKAKGSV